CTACCACCTGATCGGTGCCAAGGATTTTACTGATTTCTCCAGGAAAAAAGTTGATATCTCCAATGAATCTGGCAACATAAAGATTTTCCGGTTCCTCGTAAACTTCCCGGGGGGTGCCGAGCTGGGCAATTTTGCCCTCCTGCATCACTATGATTCGGTCGGACATGGATAAAGCTTCTTCCTGGTCATGGGTCACAAAGATAAAAGAGATACCAATTTCCCGCTGCAGTTTTTTCAATTCCATCTGCATCTCCCGGCGCAGCCGTGCGTCCAGGGCGGAAAGCGGTTCGTCCAGCAAAAGAATCCTGGGGCGGTTGACGATGGCCCGGGCCATGGCCACCCGCTGCTGCTGGCCTCCGGAAAGCTGATGGGGATACCGTTGGGCAAATTCTTTCATTTTTACCTGCTCAAGGGCCTGCATCACGCGTGTCTGAAGTTCCCGGCCTTTGATTTTTTTAATTTTCAAACCAAAGGCAACATTATTGAACACAGTGAGATGGGGAAACAGGGCATAGCTTTGAAAAACGGTGTTGACCTTGCGGTGTTGACCTTGCGTTTTTCAGCCGGCAGGGAAAGTAAGTCTTTCCCGTCAAGAAGGATGGTTCCGGTGTCCGGCGTTTCAAATCCTGCAATGATACGCAAAAGCGTTGTTTTGCCGCATCCCGAAGGGCCGAGAAGCGTAATGAACTCACTAGTTTTAACGTCGAGATCAAAATCTTGAAGCACAGGCTGACCGGAAAAAGACTTTCCCAGTCCACAAATAGAAAGAATCGATTCCACCAGCATCTCCTTTGCCTGTGTTGGTTTAAAACATGTATAGATTACAGCGGCATAGCTGGTTTCTACCTTCAAAAATAATCTTCAAATATACTATATTTCATTTTTTTGTCAATTTTTAAGACGTGAGGACCAGGGCCAATTTGTTCTAAACGTCAATTAACTGATTTCAGGCTATTCTAAGCTCCGATTGGTTTACCGTGAAGCGCATGAAGGACATGAAGAAGCTTATCCTTCATGCTCTTCAGGTCCTTCATGGTTAATAAAAAAACGGATTTATAATGAAATCTCTCTTGTCGGGCCGGTCCGCAATCGTTACGGTTTTAAATTATCGGATAAAATTGGTCATGATTTTGCGTGCCGGGGCAGGGGCGGGAATCTGTTCTTTTCCATGGGAGATGAGTTTCATGATCCATGCCATATTTTGGCCCAACACCTCCATGATCTGCTTTCCCTCTGCATCTTCTTCCATCTGTCCCGGCGTCAGGCCGTGGGCCACATTCCAATAGTTTGAAGAAGGCATGACCATTTCGGAATAGTTGATATAATGATTAAGGGTTTCCAGGGTGGAGATCCCCCCAGAGCGCCTGACCGCGGCAACCGTAGCACCGACTTTTTGTCTGAACAGCCCGCCGTTGACCGAGGCCACAAAAAAGGCCCTGTCAAGAAAGGATTTCATTGTCCCGGCAACACCGCTGAAATGAACCGGCGAGCCAAGTAAAACGCCGTCGGCCTCTTTGATTTTCTGGATCCATTCATTTACGGGATCATCTTTAATCGCACAGGCTTCATCCTGATTTTTGACACAGCCGTGACATGCAACGCATCCTTGGATTTTCTCTTTTCCCACCAGGATCATTTCCGTTTCAATGCCGGCCTTTTCAAGTTGATCAAAGACGGTGTTCATGGAACAGGCCGTATTCCCTTTTTTTCTTGAACTTCCATTAAATCCGATAACTTTCAAGTCTATACTCCTTTATTATTGATGATTTAAATATGAATGGCCCTTCCAGGGGTGGAAGGGCCATTATGATAGATGGGGGGTGTTATCCAAACCCGCATGGATGTATTCTCATAAGGTATTGGAGACACTTACCTCTTGTTACGGGCAATCGCCATTGTATGTGACTCCAGCCTTGCCGTCGTCATTTGCAACATCAACGAATTCCGTCAAAATGGCTGTGTTAAAAACACATTCAGCTGAAGTTATATCCAACATAGGACCTGCCATGCCTGGTAAATTTATGTAACTCCAGGAGTTTACCGAGATAACGGGACCGCTTCCAGTATCAGTATCCATAGGTTGTACCCATGGACCGCCGGAAGAACCACCGGAAAGCTCACTGCTTGGCAACCACCAGTTTACTTCCCCTTCTTTGGTCATGTCTTCTGCGCAGTACATCAAATTGGGGTCCCAATCAAAGGAGTATCCAAGTGCATACGTAAAATCGTCAGTGTCTGCACCAGAGGTTCCGTCATCATAATATGGCGTAGAGAAGCTCACCTGAAGGGTGGCAGCTGCGACATCTAAAATATCACTTGTATTCGGCGTAAGTCCGGGCGTATGGGCCGTTGTGTCTGTGTCATTCACAACATAGAAGGCATAATCCCATTCTATATTGTCAGGGAAGGTGGTTGATGTCCAGTTTTCGTCGACCACGCCAAAGGAAGGCGCCCAGGAGCCAAGGGGATCATTGGAGCCATCACGGTCGGTCCCTTCATCACTATCAGTTCCAGCCTGGTCCGGGATAAACAACACATTACGGGCAAACGCCTTATTTGCGTCGTCATATACACAATGTGCGGCGGTAAGAATCACTGACCGGCCTGATGTGTCATCCGAAACTACAGTACCGGAGCATACATAACCCTGCCACGGTTTACGGGGGTTTTTAGCCGTGGGCATTTCGAAATAGATGCGCCCGGCCGCAGTTTGCACAGCACCTCCATTATCCCTATCCCATATTGCGTTGGGAGTAGTGTCGGAATCGTCCCCAGGTGGTGGCTCCGGACCTGTACCCACAGTAAAGTTAACCGTATCAGAAGTTCCTGTGTTTTTAACACTGTCTTCGGCTTCAACCGCCCATGCCCAATCCCCGGTATAAAATCCCTGAAGGCTGATGCGCCAAATATCATTTCCTGTGTTCAAGGGACTAAACGATTGACTGCTGATTCCATCAGGGTAATAGATGACAAAAGTAACAGACTTGATTCTATTTTGATCAGTAACCATGGCAGAAAAAGTATACGAGTCGCCGATAGATACACCTTCTGCTGGATTCATCTCACTAATTTCCGGAGGGTTCGACTCATTGATTGGTTTCCCTAATGGTTGCGGCGTTTTCGCTTCAATCTGGTGACCGTATGGCGCGAACGATCCATCCGATTTTCGCAGGTAACCTAAACCACGCTGGTCGATTACCAGATCACGGGGAACTGCATTTACTCTGCGCTCCTTGGTCCAGTATTTTGCAATCCCAGACTTTCCGGCATTCATAGACTTGATCTCACCGGCGTGAGCAAGTGATCCGGCAACACCTACGCCCATAATTGCCATGAACAATATGACAACTACAGTATAAAGATTGGGAATAGTTTTTGATGATTTCATGATTTGACCTCCGATGTTTAACTGGAAACAACTTAAACGATAAAAGCTTTTCCATTATTTTGTTTCAGTTAAAAGATCTTATATTAATTAATAATACTTATATGATAGATAATCAATTTTTTATATCGGCAATTCCCAATTTAACTTGAAATCTGAAAGAAAAATAACTGGATAAGTATAAGGTAAGTAGGTTGGGATAAAATTCTAACCCATCGAAAAAATGTGACTTTACTGCCCTTGCAAAACTTTTCGATTGTCCAAATTGCCGATCTGGACAATCTTAAAACCAGATGCTGTTGATGAATTCCTATTCAAAACAGAGAGCCCCAGACACCGGTTGATGCTTGAACTGATGGCAAGAGGCGGAACGAGGATCGGTGAAGTTTTGAAATTGAATCCTCAGGATGTTCAGGATCGAAAGCTTCATTTGCCTAATCCCAGTTATATCAGGGGACATGCCGCCACTTATGCCCACCGATTATAGAAAATATTTTACATATATTCAGATAGATAATTAAATCTCATAATCGACTACAGTACGGTTGTGACGAATTTTGCCGACAAACTCCGAAACAGCAACATGTTCAGGATGATTTATATAATGATTGAGTGCGTTACGATCTGACAGCTCTGAATAAAGGGCAACATCTGCTGATGCCTCTGTTCTTCCGAAATCTATTCCGATTTCAAGTTTAATCAGCCCGGGAATGCGCCCGTTAAGGGCTTCCAATCTTTTCTTTATCTCTTTTGCATTCTGGTGGGCGGATCTGCCTTCAGCTGATTCCTTAAGGGTCCAAAAAACGATATGTTTTACCATTGTAACCTTCTTAAGCGTTAAGGGTGAACAAGTTGATCTGTGGTTTTCGTTTATCTTCGGGATTCACTTATCTAACGGAATAACATCCGAAAAGTAAGAATAACCGGATCTGCATACAGGCTAAAAAAATCAATGATGAAATCATTAACATCTTCTTGAAAGGCTTGCAATTTTTTTCTTCGATTTGCCTCATAGTGACTAAGCACTTACCGGTATGATTTTTCATAAAGGTCTCCCAGAGGAAAACGTTTAATCATAGAAGTCGTGTTGGTCGTCCTTTTCATACCGTAAAAAAATACCTCAACGCGCCTGAAAAATGTCTTTAATACCTGCAACCGTACCGGAAGAAAAAACTTGATAGTCGAGTCTAATCAAGATATGCAACAGATGATACCAATCATAAAAGGAAATAAAAATGGAAAACACACCCAATTGTGCTCAATGCTCAATCAATATGTCGGAACGGCTATGCAAAACCCCGGACGGCAAGTCCCCTGACGGATGCCCGACCAAAAACAAAACCGAGCTGATCAAACAGGCAGCAGAGGAGTATAAGAATCCGGATATTTATTACTTTGCCAAGCAGGCATCCATCCAGGAAAGCGACGGATACGGCAATAAGGAACTGGGATATGCGCACCTCAAGCCGGTCAAACCGCGCATCCTTGAAGTGATGGAGTTTGCGCAGAAAATGGGATATAAAAAACTCGGCCTGGTTTTCTGCATCGGTCTGAGGAAAGAAGCCAAAACCGTTGCCAAACTCTATTCTTCAAAAGGATTTACAGTGACCTCGGTGGTCTGCAAGGTCGGATGCGCGTTCAAAGAGACCATCGGGCTTGAAAATGACCAGAAACTGGATCCGGGAACGGATGAAGCCATGTGCAACCCCATCCTACAGGCCATGGTGCTGAATGACGAACAAACCGAGTTCAATATTTTGCTCGGCCTGTGCGTGGGGCATGATTCACTGTTTTTCAAATATGCCCATGCGCCTTGCACGGTCCTGGCCGTCAAAGACCGGTTGCTGGGCCATAACCCCCTGGCTGCCGTGTACAATATCGACAGCTATTATCGATCATTGAAATAGGCGTCACTCAAAAGATTACACGCCTGCCATATCACAGGGAACCATGATTCCACAATTTATGGCGGTGCTCAGGGTTCCTTTGGCCTTAACCCTACAACGTCACCTACAGATTTGACGCCAATACCTTCTAAGTGTTTGGCGGACCTATATACAATATATGGGTGCCGGTCTCACAAGTTGTGTTGTAGGGTAATAATTTTGAAATTTGAACAGGCGTCCATCCCACAATGCTCCTTTGAAAAAGGTCTGAGCGACAGTTAATATCATTACGTTGACTCTCTGGGAGAAAATATCCCAATAACGTACTTTCTTATCCAAGGCCGACTATTTAAATAACCGATTCTATCTCATTTATTGGTTCACCACAAAATGGGCATAGTTCCATTTGATTATCTTCTATAGTTCCCTCAAAAAAGAACCAGTCTCCGCCACATTCTGATTCGTAATGATTTTCATTGGCATCAACAATTTTCCAATCGCATTTTTCCATATTTCCATCCTGTATGTTATAGAAGTTTAAATTCAACTTTACAGAAAAAGGAGACAACTAAAAGCGAAGGAGAACTCCCTACTCATTTAGGTACTATCTATTTGATTATACTTAATTGAAAGTCTTTGATGGGATCAGGGTTATGGATATATCGATCCCATATTTCGGTTAAAGCGAAGTTCTATTCTAATACATATTGCAGCGTAATACAAATTTATTGGAAAATGTTTAACCAAAACAAAAGTGTTCAACGGTAGATATTCTCTTTTTAAGGTTAGGTTAACAGACAACCTTGAGTTTGAAAATTAGGGTTTTTTGTCTGCATAACCATTGCCGATGGCCGAGAATGGAAGGTCCATTTCAAGCTCGGGGACCTGCAGGCCGACCCAGGCGGTAAATGTGTTACTGTTTGGTCCTGGGAAAGCTTTATAGCTGTTTTTCCATGGATAGGCTTTTGCGGCCTTGTCAACCTTATCTATCAACGCGTCAACACCTTTTCCTTTTTTTAATTGGATCAATGCGGGTCTGCTGCCGTACCAGTACCTGTCCGGAATATCTTTATAAATACCCAATACCGATTTGCCATGGTGCCCCCGCCATCCCACAACATCATAAACCGTATAGGCGCTTTCATCGGTTTTTTTGGCAGCTATCCAAGTGTGTATGGCAAACCATCCACGCCAACCCCATGCATTGGCTCCCAAAACGGAGAGCACTGCTTCATGGTAGGTCTTAGGATCCGGCAGGATTCCGGCTGGTTCACGACTTGCAGTTCGCCAGTCTTTATCTGAATTCAATACAGCAATTGCGAAAAGGATCAATACGGCCGCCGGAAAAATGCCGATTTTTTTAGGTAACATTCCCTTACTCCACTGTTGTTCTTAGGCATTGCGCAAAAATAAACCACACATCTTGCTTGCCTTTTTATCCGTATTTTTCGTTGGGGCAACACTTACATAGCTGGTTATGCGCGCATTGCCCCGCCTTAAATACGAATAAAAATTCGGCGCAATCTGCATAATTTATTTCTGCGCAATGCCTTATCAAAATTTTAAAAACCGTTACACAGCTCATCCAAATTGCCTAACTTCTTATCTTTAAAGCATTAAGGATCAAAATAACCCTGTCAAGGCTGATCATAAGTCAAGAATTTTGCAGGCATGGGTTACACACGATATACTTTTTTGATATGGATAGAGTTGATTAAGGGTGCTCAAAACACAGGCCTGGTCATTCCTTAATGAACAATTACTCTTTTTTCAATCCAATTCGGTGTGAAAGATTCCGATCTGGAAAGATTAAAAGGGAAATGATATTATAAGAGAATCAGTCTGGATTTCGGGGCGTCAAGTTGGCCGGCTGTCTTTGATAAAACTGAATTGGAGGAATTGACTTGGACCTGGATAAAATAGAAACGATACGGGGCAATTCAAAATTTAAATCGTATCATTGTCCTTATTGCCAAAAAATTATGTTGAAGGGGGATGTGAGGCGGTTAAAAATGACATGCCCACACTGTCAGAAGATGATTGATGCTGATGAGGATGAGCTCT
This window of the uncultured Desulfobacter sp. genome carries:
- a CDS encoding ATP-binding cassette domain-containing protein; translated protein: MFNNVAFGLKIKKIKGRELQTRVMQALEQVKMKEFAQRYPHQLSGGQQQRVAMARAIVNRPRILLLDEPLSALDARLRREMQMELKKLQREIGISFIFVTHDQEEALSMSDRIIVMQEGKIAQLGTPREVYEEPENLYVARFIGDINFFPGEISKILGTDQVVVDIFGRHIKAQTERQFQPGDKVVLLLRPEDLRLYEQPPKDIKTFAGSIVERSYRGSTLDTLVRLDDGLLLTTCEFFDEDDPDFDYNVGQRVYITWVKGWEVVLPDENS
- a CDS encoding DUF1847 domain-containing protein; the encoded protein is MENTPNCAQCSINMSERLCKTPDGKSPDGCPTKNKTELIKQAAEEYKNPDIYYFAKQASIQESDGYGNKELGYAHLKPVKPRILEVMEFAQKMGYKKLGLVFCIGLRKEAKTVAKLYSSKGFTVTSVVCKVGCAFKETIGLENDQKLDPGTDEAMCNPILQAMVLNDEQTEFNILLGLCVGHDSLFFKYAHAPCTVLAVKDRLLGHNPLAAVYNIDSYYRSLK
- a CDS encoding Dabb family protein, whose product is MVKHIVFWTLKESAEGRSAHQNAKEIKKRLEALNGRIPGLIKLEIGIDFGRTEASADVALYSELSDRNALNHYINHPEHVAVSEFVGKIRHNRTVVDYEI
- a CDS encoding DUF3750 domain-containing protein: MLPKKIGIFPAAVLILFAIAVLNSDKDWRTASREPAGILPDPKTYHEAVLSVLGANAWGWRGWFAIHTWIAAKKTDESAYTVYDVVGWRGHHGKSVLGIYKDIPDRYWYGSRPALIQLKKGKGVDALIDKVDKAAKAYPWKNSYKAFPGPNSNTFTAWVGLQVPELEMDLPFSAIGNGYADKKP
- a CDS encoding flavodoxin family protein yields the protein MKVIGFNGSSRKKGNTACSMNTVFDQLEKAGIETEMILVGKEKIQGCVACHGCVKNQDEACAIKDDPVNEWIQKIKEADGVLLGSPVHFSGVAGTMKSFLDRAFFVASVNGGLFRQKVGATVAAVRRSGGISTLETLNHYINYSEMVMPSSNYWNVAHGLTPGQMEEDAEGKQIMEVLGQNMAWIMKLISHGKEQIPAPAPARKIMTNFIR
- a CDS encoding ATP-binding cassette domain-containing protein, which encodes MESILSICGLGKSFSGQPVLQDFDLDVKTSEFITLLGPSGCGKTTLLRIIAGFETPDTGTILLDGKDLLSLPAEKRKVNTARSTPFFKAMPCFPISLCSIMLPLV